A genome region from Coprococcus phoceensis includes the following:
- a CDS encoding vitamin B12 dependent-methionine synthase activation domain-containing protein, which translates to MDIRTREAVRYLGYGRHAIDERTLQLVEDSFKELEHIVNAKFTYRIFETTFPDTNELSIGKMKIKSKNLYKNLKGCSQAVVFGATLGTGVDVLMKRYSLTDMAKAVVLQACAAAMLEEYCDKAQNEIAESLRKEQLYLRPRFSPGYGDYSILHQDDILRMLDAAKTIGLTMTESYMLTPTKSVTAVIGISSTQEPCHIKGCEECQKLDCIYRRS; encoded by the coding sequence ATGGATATACGAACGAGAGAAGCCGTTCGGTATCTTGGATATGGAAGACATGCGATAGATGAACGAACATTACAGCTGGTGGAAGATTCTTTCAAAGAATTGGAACACATCGTAAATGCAAAATTCACCTATCGCATTTTTGAAACTACTTTTCCGGATACGAATGAGCTTAGCATAGGAAAAATGAAAATTAAAAGTAAAAATCTATATAAGAACTTGAAGGGCTGTTCTCAGGCAGTCGTATTTGGAGCGACACTCGGGACCGGTGTGGATGTGCTTATGAAACGATACAGTCTGACGGATATGGCGAAGGCAGTTGTTCTGCAGGCGTGTGCAGCTGCGATGCTGGAGGAATATTGTGATAAGGCACAAAATGAAATTGCCGAAAGTCTGCGCAAGGAGCAGTTATATCTTCGCCCAAGATTCAGTCCGGGGTATGGAGATTACTCCATTTTACATCAGGATGATATCTTACGCATGCTTGATGCTGCAAAGACGATAGGACTGACGATGACAGAGAGTTATATGCTTACCCCGACAAAGTCTGTGACGGCTGTGATTGGGATCAGCAGCACACAGGAGCCATGCCATATCAAAGGCTGCGAAGAATGTCAGAAATTAGATTGTATATACAGAAGGAGTTAA